From the genome of Sphingomonas sp. HMP6, one region includes:
- a CDS encoding ribbon-helix-helix domain-containing protein has translation MPISPPPTGFHGPVKRSVTIAGHPTSISLEPIFWHALEDAAHARSLPLNALIAEIDALRIQAADPPNLASALRSWILAQRTEAPQ, from the coding sequence ATGCCGATCTCCCCACCCCCAACCGGCTTCCACGGCCCGGTGAAACGATCGGTCACGATCGCCGGGCATCCGACGTCGATCAGCCTCGAGCCGATCTTCTGGCACGCGCTGGAGGATGCGGCGCACGCGCGCAGTCTGCCGCTTAATGCGCTGATCGCAGAGATCGACGCGCTGCGTATTCAGGCCGCTGATCCGCCCAATTTGGCCAGTGCGCTGCGCAGCTGGATTCTTGCGCAGCGCACCGAAGCACCTCAATAA
- a CDS encoding IS6 family transposase, with amino-acid sequence MTTSRDPIYAGYRYPPEIICYAVWLYFRYPLSLRMVEELLAARGIEVSYETVRQWGLKFGEVFARRIRQRAPQRGDKWHLDEVVITIAGHKHWLWRAVDQQGFVLDVLVQSRRNTKAARRLLRKLLKKQGRAPRVMITDKLRSYGAAKRTIMPGVEHRQHKGLNNRAENSHQPTRRRERIMKGFKSPRHVQRFLSTHDQIAHVFSRPPLASAATVRSARTQAFTHWAEVTGVAMAA; translated from the coding sequence ATGACCACATCACGAGACCCGATTTACGCGGGTTACCGCTATCCTCCCGAGATCATCTGCTACGCGGTCTGGCTGTATTTCCGGTACCCACTGAGCCTGCGGATGGTCGAGGAACTGTTGGCTGCGCGCGGTATCGAGGTCAGCTATGAGACGGTTCGGCAATGGGGGCTGAAGTTCGGTGAGGTCTTTGCCCGCCGCATCCGGCAGCGAGCGCCGCAACGCGGCGACAAATGGCATCTCGACGAAGTCGTGATCACCATCGCCGGGCACAAACACTGGCTGTGGCGCGCGGTTGACCAGCAGGGCTTTGTTCTGGACGTCCTTGTCCAGAGCCGGCGCAACACCAAGGCTGCCCGCCGTCTGCTACGCAAACTGCTGAAGAAACAGGGTCGGGCTCCCCGGGTGATGATCACCGACAAGCTCAGAAGCTACGGCGCCGCCAAACGAACCATCATGCCCGGCGTCGAGCACCGCCAGCACAAGGGCCTCAACAACCGGGCCGAGAATTCCCACCAGCCAACAAGGCGACGAGAGCGCATCATGAAGGGCTTCAAGTCGCCGCGCCACGTCCAGCGCTTCCTGTCCACCCACGATCAAATTGCCCACGTCTTTTCCCGCCCGCCTCTTGCCAGCGCCGCCACCGTCCGTTCTGCCCGCACCCAGGCGTTCACGCACTGGGCTGAGGTGACCGGCGTCGCAATGGCCGCATGA
- a CDS encoding TonB-dependent receptor, producing MTTSSTLLRKPAYLALSCVGAFATAPAFASEARPVASNDVDSEDKRDIIVNGEREIRQRDPKLVAPLIDTPKSIVVIDKSVIEQTGSTTLADALRTVPGITFGAAEGGNPIGDRPFIRGFDSQGSIFVDGVRDLGAQNREVFAIDSVQIVRGSDSTLGGRGNAGGSINILAKVPQAKTFGSVAASYGNADYKRVSADLNVKLSDTAAFRIAGLWHDQDVAGRDAIYQRRWGVAPSLTLGLGTSTRLTIGYYYLESHELPDSGIPYLYTIGNAPGTGNIRSNPAIGQITTANGQTGFVARSTFYGLTNRDFRDTTTNQATIRVEHDFGGITLRNTARYSRDDQAYIFTQPDDSTGNAYATGQVWRRANTRYSYAESIIDQLDLSGSFNTGQIKHAFAVGAEVSWQKTRRGTFVTRGFQNAAGTELLSNGSTISPRCNTATVARYYCTSIFNPNPNDPWVNYASDTSTTPAAIVRSLPLAETQNDAETQAIYGFDSITLLPSLILNVGARYDRFTSRITPGQPVSATTSFRLSRTDELFNWQAGLVFKPTKETSLYASYATAATPPNSLLGEGFENNALPTTAVTANLLDSLRVQKTKTYEVGAKGNLFNEKLALGLAVFQTDISNARVTDDNNNIAFLGSTRIRGVELNANGMILPGWSVFGGYTFLDAKIVDGGFTALTAAANGAAAAKTVLVPSVNTGKAVPQTARHSFTLSTNYEVTKRFSIGGGAYYMSEQNGGYADNRSATQTSAGVVTVNPATKVLTRGIPSYWRFDAQARVKLNDHFDVSVNAQNLTNKTYFTSAYSSHYAMIAPGRTVFGTLIAKF from the coding sequence TTGACCACGTCCAGCACCCTTCTCCGCAAGCCCGCCTATCTCGCTTTGTCGTGCGTCGGCGCCTTCGCGACAGCACCCGCCTTCGCGAGCGAGGCGCGCCCGGTGGCCAGCAATGACGTGGACTCGGAGGACAAACGCGACATCATCGTCAATGGCGAACGCGAGATCCGCCAACGTGACCCGAAGCTCGTCGCGCCGCTGATCGACACGCCCAAGTCGATCGTCGTGATCGACAAATCGGTGATCGAGCAGACCGGATCGACCACGCTCGCCGATGCCTTGCGCACCGTGCCCGGCATCACCTTCGGTGCGGCCGAGGGCGGCAATCCGATCGGCGACCGGCCCTTCATCCGCGGCTTCGACAGTCAGGGCAGCATCTTCGTCGATGGCGTGCGCGACCTTGGCGCACAGAATCGCGAAGTCTTCGCGATCGATTCGGTGCAGATCGTGCGCGGATCGGATTCGACGCTGGGCGGGCGCGGCAATGCCGGCGGATCGATCAACATCCTCGCCAAGGTGCCGCAAGCCAAGACCTTCGGTTCGGTCGCCGCCAGTTATGGCAATGCCGATTACAAGCGCGTGTCGGCGGACCTGAACGTGAAGCTGAGCGACACTGCAGCCTTCCGTATCGCGGGCCTATGGCACGATCAGGACGTCGCCGGGCGCGACGCGATCTATCAGCGGCGCTGGGGCGTGGCCCCCAGCCTGACGCTCGGGCTCGGCACGTCGACCCGGCTGACGATCGGCTATTACTATCTCGAAAGCCATGAACTGCCCGACAGCGGCATTCCGTATCTCTACACGATCGGCAACGCGCCCGGCACCGGCAACATCCGCAGCAACCCGGCGATCGGCCAGATCACCACTGCCAATGGTCAGACCGGCTTCGTCGCGCGATCGACCTTTTACGGCCTGACCAACCGCGATTTCCGCGACACGACGACCAACCAGGCGACGATCCGGGTGGAGCATGATTTCGGCGGCATCACGCTGCGCAACACCGCGCGCTATTCTCGTGACGATCAGGCGTACATCTTCACCCAGCCAGACGATTCGACCGGCAATGCCTATGCCACGGGGCAAGTGTGGCGGCGCGCCAACACGCGCTACAGCTATGCCGAAAGCATCATCGACCAGCTCGATCTGTCGGGCAGCTTCAACACCGGCCAAATCAAGCATGCTTTCGCGGTCGGCGCGGAAGTGTCGTGGCAGAAGACACGGCGCGGCACTTTCGTCACGCGCGGGTTCCAGAACGCCGCCGGGACCGAACTCCTGTCGAACGGATCGACCATCTCGCCGCGCTGCAACACCGCGACGGTCGCACGCTATTATTGCACGAGCATCTTCAACCCGAACCCCAACGACCCGTGGGTCAATTACGCCAGCGACACGTCGACCACGCCCGCCGCGATCGTCCGCTCGCTGCCGCTCGCCGAGACGCAGAACGATGCCGAGACGCAAGCGATCTACGGCTTCGATTCGATCACGCTGCTGCCGTCGCTGATCCTCAACGTCGGCGCGCGCTACGACCGCTTCACCTCGCGCATCACGCCAGGGCAGCCGGTCAGTGCGACGACGTCGTTCCGCCTGTCGCGCACCGACGAGCTGTTCAACTGGCAGGCCGGTCTGGTGTTCAAGCCGACCAAGGAAACCAGCCTCTACGCCAGCTACGCGACCGCCGCGACGCCGCCCAACAGTCTGCTTGGCGAAGGGTTCGAAAACAACGCGCTGCCCACCACGGCCGTGACCGCCAACCTGCTCGACTCGCTGCGCGTGCAGAAGACCAAGACCTATGAGGTCGGCGCCAAGGGCAATCTCTTCAACGAGAAGCTCGCGCTTGGGCTGGCAGTGTTCCAGACCGACATCAGCAACGCCCGCGTCACCGACGATAACAACAACATCGCCTTCCTCGGATCGACCCGGATTCGCGGCGTCGAGCTCAACGCCAATGGCATGATCCTGCCCGGCTGGTCGGTGTTCGGCGGCTATACCTTCCTCGACGCCAAGATCGTCGATGGCGGCTTCACCGCGCTGACCGCAGCGGCGAACGGCGCGGCGGCGGCGAAGACCGTGCTCGTCCCCTCGGTCAACACCGGCAAGGCCGTGCCGCAAACCGCGCGCCACAGTTTCACGCTGTCGACCAACTATGAAGTTACCAAGCGCTTCTCGATCGGTGGCGGCGCCTATTATATGAGCGAGCAGAATGGCGGCTATGCCGACAATCGCAGCGCGACGCAGACCAGCGCGGGCGTCGTGACGGTCAACCCGGCGACCAAGGTCCTGACGCGCGGCATCCCGAGCTACTGGCGCTTCGATGCGCAGGCGCGCGTCAAGCTGAACGACCATTTCGACGTGTCGGTCAACGCGCAGAATTTGACCAACAAGACCTATTTCACCAGCGCCTATAGCAGCCATTATGCAATGATCGCCCCGGGCCGCACGGTGTTCGGCACCTTGATCGCCAAATTCTGA
- the cobT gene encoding cobaltochelatase subunit CobT gives MPTDTPLDRFKAVLGGTARALADEPEIELAFTADAPTQSGKHIKVQMPARSLPPEQVAEARGFADGFALRLKHHDIALHNRTAPGDAVARAVFDAVETARIEALGARGYAGITANLDVALEMRMRSDPITRAKSRDEVPLSTALALMVRERLTGAPPPPATDQGMALVRDWIEQKAGSDLDALGLAIDDQRAFASLATKLLEDLDLIEGDMLPEESDEGGNEDEGTDEQQDDKGDEGEEDGEQGQGEIEARGSEQDSDSEDGEGTEQGQDSFDDMDGEAGDEGEEGMLPTRPNRPFADPSGQFDYKAWTTAYDEVIAATDLCDADELLRLRSYLDQQLVHLQGAVTKLANRLQRRLMAQQNRSWDFDQEEGILDAARLARIVVNPTLSLSYKIERETDFRDTVVTLLIDNSGSMRGRPISIAAISADILARTLERCGVKTEILGFTTRAWKGGQSRETWLAAGRPPQPGRLNDVRHIVYKKADEPWRRAKTSLGLMMREGLLKENIDGEALLWAHSRLIARPEDRKILMVISDGAPVDDSTLSVNSGSYLERHLRQVIGWIEGKSPVELAAIGIGHDVTRYYARAVTIMDVEQLGGTIIEQLAALFDAP, from the coding sequence GTGCCTACTGATACCCCGCTCGACCGTTTCAAAGCCGTCCTCGGCGGCACCGCGCGCGCGCTGGCCGATGAGCCCGAGATCGAGCTCGCCTTCACCGCCGACGCCCCGACGCAAAGCGGCAAGCATATCAAGGTGCAGATGCCCGCGCGCAGCTTGCCGCCCGAGCAAGTGGCCGAGGCGCGCGGCTTTGCCGACGGCTTCGCGCTGCGGCTGAAACACCACGACATCGCGCTCCACAATCGCACCGCGCCCGGCGATGCGGTGGCGCGCGCGGTGTTCGATGCGGTCGAGACCGCACGGATCGAGGCACTCGGTGCGCGCGGTTACGCCGGGATCACCGCCAACCTCGACGTGGCGCTCGAAATGCGGATGCGCTCCGACCCGATCACGCGCGCCAAGTCGCGCGATGAAGTGCCGCTGTCGACCGCGCTCGCCTTGATGGTGCGCGAGCGGCTGACCGGCGCGCCCCCACCACCCGCGACCGACCAGGGCATGGCGCTGGTGCGCGACTGGATCGAACAGAAAGCGGGCAGCGACCTCGACGCGCTCGGCCTCGCGATCGATGATCAGCGCGCCTTCGCGTCGCTCGCCACCAAATTGCTCGAGGATCTCGATCTGATCGAGGGCGACATGCTGCCCGAAGAGTCGGACGAGGGCGGCAATGAAGATGAGGGAACCGACGAGCAACAGGACGACAAGGGCGACGAGGGCGAAGAAGACGGCGAGCAGGGCCAGGGCGAGATCGAAGCGCGCGGGTCCGAACAGGATTCGGACAGCGAAGACGGCGAAGGCACCGAACAAGGCCAGGATTCGTTCGACGACATGGACGGTGAGGCCGGCGACGAGGGCGAGGAAGGGATGCTGCCGACGCGCCCCAACCGCCCCTTTGCCGACCCGTCCGGCCAGTTCGATTATAAGGCGTGGACCACCGCCTATGACGAAGTGATCGCCGCGACCGATCTGTGCGATGCCGACGAACTGCTGCGGCTGCGCTCGTATCTCGATCAGCAGCTCGTGCATTTGCAGGGCGCGGTTACGAAACTCGCGAACCGCTTGCAACGCCGCCTGATGGCGCAGCAGAACCGCAGTTGGGATTTCGATCAGGAGGAGGGCATCCTCGACGCCGCGCGGCTGGCGCGGATCGTGGTCAACCCGACGCTGTCGCTCAGCTACAAGATCGAACGCGAGACCGATTTTCGCGATACCGTCGTGACGCTGCTGATCGACAATTCGGGCTCGATGCGCGGCCGCCCGATCTCGATCGCCGCGATCAGCGCCGACATCCTCGCACGCACGCTGGAGCGCTGCGGGGTCAAGACCGAGATCCTCGGCTTCACCACGCGCGCCTGGAAGGGCGGCCAGAGCCGCGAGACCTGGCTGGCCGCAGGGCGTCCGCCGCAGCCGGGGCGGCTCAACGATGTCCGGCATATCGTCTACAAGAAAGCTGACGAGCCGTGGCGCCGCGCCAAGACCAGCCTCGGCCTCATGATGCGCGAAGGGCTACTGAAGGAGAATATCGACGGCGAGGCGCTGCTGTGGGCACACAGCCGCCTGATCGCGCGGCCGGAGGATCGCAAAATCCTGATGGTCATCTCGGACGGCGCGCCGGTCGACGATTCGACGCTGTCGGTCAATTCCGGGTCGTATCTCGAACGCCATCTGCGCCAGGTGATCGGCTGGATCGAAGGCAAATCCCCGGTCGAGCTCGCCGCGATCGGCATCGGGCATGACGTGACGCGCTATTATGCGCGCGCCGTGACGATCATGGATGTCGAGCAATTGGGCGGCACGATCATCGAGCAACTCGCGGCGCTGTTCGACGCGCCCTGA
- a CDS encoding TonB-dependent receptor plug domain-containing protein: MSFVIRRRLLATSVFVSAALTALPAAAQQNPTTPACDPQSQDCSVQSPGVVPGDTVTQANTPEAPGEDIIVTGSRIASPGAVSASPLQTIGAAQIRQQGAINVQEVLQLNPVFGTPGISRTNSSFATQSAGVATVNLRNLGDDRTLVLVNGRRFVSGVPGSNAVDLNVIPTQFLDRVDVLTGGASAVYGSDAVAGVVNFIYKTKFDGLQVDGQFGISPQGDGADKQVNVLAGKNFADGRGNIMLFGGYSKQGTVLKRDRSTEAGSSAVDSTSLGGRNGNDADLFTPTTLLSGFTPGGRFYAGNQIFSYGANNVLTNCTTVSCGGFNRSDSRYLAVPVERYVAAGRANFEVSRAFNVFLEGNFARTKVNTVIEPFPLSSDLVNIATGGQVAIQSVVGGVTFRNPFVPDAIFNAATDTDGDGLRDIYFDRRLSDFGPRTSSAKRDLFRVAGGINGKFLNDRFSYEAYGIYGQTVENQSGNGQFDSRRFTQALNAYRDPVTGTIQCADAAARAAGCVPANIFGINALAPAAGYLAVPVTLATRVTQTVGGANVTGKLFSLFGADPIGINVGGEYRRETSSNVFDLLTQQGLNGNNALPSTSGSVSVYEGFAEAIVPLLQDRPFVHSLNVRGAVRGSHYSTVGNTLSYNFGGEWAPTRDIRFRVMQARSVRAPNIAELFSAPQQDFPSGLQDPCVGVTATTAGTLATNCRAAPGVAANITANGAFTASQADLQGITSFGGGNRLLQEEKGDSFTAGVVLNPRSVLGLRNLVVTVDYYNIRIKDAIVTTPLQFILNQCYNQSVQAFCNLVVRRAAGVGPNSPGSLDQVNTSPSNSGGAKTSGIDTVIDWRTNLNGLGIGGNLNLHGAYTHLISGYSIPLPGSARDSYAGEIGAPRDKFTVAAGYDLRGFGLTMTGTWISQSSLDDQLTGAAAGTNPLYRVRPQFNLDSQVRFQTRDGFEFYVGANNLLNNQPPYLADIGASAGQDTDAGTYDALGRRYYAGVRMKF; this comes from the coding sequence ATGTCTTTTGTAATCCGTCGTCGTCTTCTAGCAACTAGCGTATTCGTCAGCGCCGCGCTGACCGCCCTGCCCGCCGCCGCGCAGCAGAACCCGACCACCCCGGCTTGCGACCCGCAGAGCCAGGATTGCTCCGTGCAGTCACCGGGCGTCGTTCCCGGCGATACCGTGACCCAGGCGAACACGCCCGAGGCTCCAGGCGAAGACATCATCGTTACCGGATCGCGCATCGCGTCGCCGGGTGCCGTTTCGGCGTCCCCGCTGCAGACGATCGGTGCCGCGCAGATCCGCCAGCAGGGCGCGATCAACGTTCAGGAAGTGCTGCAGCTGAACCCCGTGTTCGGCACGCCGGGCATCAGCCGCACCAATTCGAGCTTTGCAACGCAGAGCGCGGGCGTCGCCACGGTGAACCTGCGCAATTTGGGTGACGATCGCACGCTCGTGCTGGTCAACGGCCGCCGCTTTGTCTCGGGCGTCCCCGGCAGCAACGCCGTCGACCTCAACGTCATCCCGACGCAGTTCCTCGACCGGGTCGATGTGCTGACCGGTGGCGCATCGGCCGTTTACGGGTCGGACGCGGTCGCGGGTGTCGTCAACTTCATCTACAAGACGAAGTTCGACGGCCTGCAGGTCGATGGCCAGTTCGGTATTTCGCCGCAGGGCGATGGCGCCGACAAGCAGGTCAACGTGCTCGCCGGCAAGAACTTCGCCGACGGCCGCGGCAACATCATGCTGTTCGGTGGCTATTCCAAGCAGGGCACCGTGCTGAAGCGCGATCGCTCGACCGAAGCCGGCTCGAGCGCGGTCGATTCGACCAGCCTGGGCGGCCGCAATGGCAACGATGCCGATCTCTTCACCCCGACGACGCTGCTTTCGGGCTTCACGCCCGGCGGTCGCTTCTATGCCGGCAACCAGATCTTCTCGTACGGCGCCAACAACGTCCTGACCAACTGCACGACCGTCAGTTGCGGCGGCTTCAACCGCTCCGACTCGCGCTATCTCGCGGTCCCGGTCGAGCGCTATGTCGCTGCCGGTCGCGCCAATTTCGAAGTCTCGCGTGCGTTCAACGTCTTCCTCGAAGGCAATTTCGCACGGACCAAGGTCAACACGGTGATCGAGCCCTTCCCGCTCAGTTCCGATCTGGTCAACATTGCAACCGGTGGCCAGGTGGCGATCCAGTCGGTCGTCGGGGGCGTCACCTTCCGCAACCCATTCGTGCCCGACGCGATCTTCAACGCCGCGACGGATACCGATGGTGATGGCCTCCGCGACATCTATTTCGATCGACGCCTGTCCGATTTCGGCCCGCGCACCAGCAGCGCGAAGCGCGACCTGTTCCGCGTGGCCGGCGGCATCAACGGCAAGTTCCTCAACGATCGCTTCAGCTACGAAGCGTATGGCATCTATGGCCAGACCGTCGAGAACCAGAGCGGCAATGGCCAGTTCGACAGCCGCCGCTTCACCCAGGCGCTGAACGCGTATCGTGATCCGGTCACGGGCACGATCCAGTGTGCCGATGCGGCCGCCCGCGCGGCGGGCTGCGTTCCTGCCAACATCTTTGGCATCAACGCGCTGGCACCCGCGGCTGGCTACCTCGCCGTTCCGGTGACGCTCGCGACCCGCGTGACGCAGACCGTCGGCGGCGCGAACGTCACCGGCAAGCTGTTCTCGCTTTTCGGCGCGGACCCGATCGGCATCAACGTCGGTGGCGAGTATCGCCGTGAGACGAGCAGCAACGTGTTCGATCTGCTGACGCAGCAAGGCCTGAACGGCAACAACGCCCTGCCGTCCACCTCGGGCAGCGTGAGCGTTTATGAAGGCTTTGCCGAAGCGATCGTCCCGTTGTTGCAGGATCGGCCGTTCGTGCACTCGCTGAACGTCCGGGGTGCGGTCCGCGGCTCGCATTATTCGACCGTTGGCAACACGCTCAGCTATAACTTCGGCGGCGAATGGGCACCGACCCGCGACATCCGCTTCCGCGTGATGCAGGCGCGTTCGGTGCGCGCACCGAACATTGCCGAGCTGTTCTCAGCACCGCAGCAGGACTTCCCGTCGGGTCTGCAGGATCCGTGCGTGGGCGTCACCGCAACGACAGCCGGTACGCTTGCGACCAACTGCCGCGCGGCACCCGGTGTGGCAGCGAACATCACCGCCAACGGCGCGTTCACGGCATCCCAGGCGGATCTGCAGGGGATCACCAGCTTCGGCGGCGGCAACCGCTTGCTGCAGGAAGAAAAAGGCGATTCCTTCACCGCTGGCGTCGTGCTGAACCCGCGTTCGGTGCTCGGCCTGCGCAACCTGGTCGTGACGGTCGATTATTATAACATCCGGATCAAGGATGCGATTGTCACCACCCCGCTGCAGTTCATCCTGAACCAGTGCTACAACCAGTCGGTCCAGGCGTTCTGCAACCTCGTGGTGCGCCGCGCGGCTGGCGTTGGCCCAAACAGCCCGGGTTCGCTCGATCAGGTCAACACCTCGCCGTCGAACAGCGGCGGCGCGAAGACCTCGGGCATTGATACGGTCATCGATTGGCGCACGAACCTCAACGGCCTTGGCATCGGCGGCAATCTGAACCTGCATGGCGCCTATACCCACCTGATCAGCGGCTATTCCATTCCGCTGCCAGGGTCTGCACGGGACAGCTATGCCGGCGAAATCGGCGCGCCACGTGACAAGTTCACCGTCGCGGCAGGTTACGATCTGCGGGGTTTCGGCCTGACGATGACGGGCACGTGGATCAGCCAGTCGAGCCTCGACGATCAGCTGACCGGCGCTGCTGCGGGAACCAACCCGCTGTACCGCGTGCGGCCGCAATTCAACCTCGACTCGCAGGTCCGTTTCCAGACCCGGGACGGCTTCGAATTCTACGTGGGCGCGAACAACCTGCTCAACAACCAGCCTCCGTACCTCGCCGATATCGGCGCCTCGGCCGGTCAGGATACCGATGCAGGCACGTACGATGCGCTCGGCCGCCGTTATTATGCTGGCGTCCGCATGAAGTTCTGA
- a CDS encoding PepSY-associated TM helix domain-containing protein, producing the protein MTKIAVRKAWFQLHKWIGLILAILIIPLSVTGAALVWDDALDHMLNPVRYATTGAGELAPARYITAARDILAPEERIVSLALPDEDGGPVVVTAAKPTTTGQRLQGPPARTTVWLDPPTARVLDYGAGGTGLIRTMHMIHGSLLIPGVGRQIVGWIGVAMLLSTISGLWLWWPTVGRWARGLRWKRHRNTDTNLHHLFGFWIALPLFVLSLTGAWISFPKFFGGGPNTMGMRPGAPRPVPLAAPKLSVDAVVVAAEAAKVPGAVSKIEWPTDRKPEWKISFNGTQTNVAVAEATGAAKVEPARPEDTARLMRRIHDGTRMGLLWQIVIFLGGILPAILAVTGIIMWWRARGWKAQLKARMAAR; encoded by the coding sequence ATGACGAAAATCGCTGTACGCAAAGCGTGGTTTCAACTTCACAAATGGATCGGCCTGATCCTCGCCATCCTCATCATCCCGCTGTCGGTAACCGGCGCGGCCTTGGTATGGGATGATGCGCTCGATCATATGCTCAACCCCGTTCGCTATGCGACGACCGGTGCGGGCGAACTCGCGCCCGCCCGCTACATCACCGCCGCGCGCGACATCCTCGCGCCAGAGGAGCGGATCGTGTCGCTGGCTCTGCCCGACGAGGATGGCGGGCCAGTGGTCGTGACCGCGGCCAAGCCGACGACGACGGGCCAGCGGCTGCAAGGCCCGCCTGCGCGCACCACCGTCTGGCTCGACCCGCCCACCGCGCGCGTGCTCGATTACGGCGCAGGCGGCACCGGCCTGATCCGCACGATGCACATGATCCACGGATCGCTGCTGATCCCCGGCGTCGGACGGCAGATCGTCGGCTGGATCGGCGTCGCGATGCTGCTGTCGACCATATCGGGCCTGTGGCTGTGGTGGCCGACGGTCGGGCGCTGGGCGCGCGGGCTTCGCTGGAAGCGTCACCGCAACACCGACACCAATCTGCACCATCTGTTCGGTTTCTGGATCGCGCTGCCGCTGTTCGTCCTGTCGCTGACGGGCGCGTGGATTTCCTTCCCGAAATTCTTCGGCGGTGGACCCAACACGATGGGGATGCGCCCCGGCGCGCCGCGCCCGGTGCCGCTCGCCGCACCCAAGCTGTCGGTCGATGCAGTGGTCGTCGCTGCCGAAGCCGCCAAGGTGCCCGGCGCGGTCAGCAAGATCGAATGGCCGACCGATCGCAAGCCCGAGTGGAAAATCTCCTTCAACGGCACCCAGACGAACGTCGCCGTCGCCGAGGCGACCGGCGCGGCCAAGGTCGAACCGGCCCGCCCCGAGGACACCGCCCGCCTGATGCGCCGCATCCACGATGGCACGCGCATGGGGCTGCTGTGGCAGATCGTGATCTTCCTCGGCGGCATCCTGCCCGCGATCCTCGCGGTAACCGGCATCATCATGTGGTGGCGCGCGCGCGGCTGGAAAGCGCAACTGAAGGCGCGGATGGCGGCGCGATAA
- a CDS encoding Fe2+-dependent dioxygenase, whose protein sequence is MLTVIPDLLSPVQLTTLRDTIEAADWIDGNATSGAQSALAKRNRQLPEESDAARAGGGLVLDALAASSLFVAAALPLKVFPPLFNRYGVGDAFAPHVDNAIRIRRGSDFRIRSDLSATLFLSDPESYDGGELIIHTQFGEQAVKLPAGQMVLYPASSLHRVAPVTRGTRVASFFWIQSMVRDTDARADLFALDTAIQSTGARLGQDDPEIVRLTGVYHNLLRRWAEL, encoded by the coding sequence ATGCTGACCGTCATCCCCGATCTGCTGTCGCCTGTGCAGCTCACCACCTTGCGCGACACGATCGAGGCGGCCGACTGGATCGACGGCAATGCCACGTCGGGCGCGCAATCCGCGCTCGCCAAGCGCAACCGGCAATTGCCCGAGGAGTCGGACGCAGCCCGCGCCGGGGGCGGACTCGTGCTCGATGCCCTCGCCGCCTCGTCCTTGTTCGTGGCCGCCGCGCTGCCGCTCAAAGTCTTCCCGCCGTTGTTCAACCGCTATGGCGTGGGCGACGCCTTCGCACCGCATGTCGACAACGCCATCCGCATCCGGCGCGGCAGCGATTTCCGCATCCGCAGCGATCTGTCCGCGACGCTCTTCCTGAGCGACCCCGAGAGCTATGACGGCGGCGAACTCATCATCCACACGCAGTTCGGCGAGCAAGCGGTCAAGCTCCCCGCCGGGCAGATGGTGCTCTACCCCGCCTCCAGCCTCCACCGCGTCGCCCCCGTAACGCGGGGAACGCGGGTCGCATCCTTTTTCTGGATTCAATCGATGGTGCGCGATACCGACGCGCGCGCCGATCTGTTCGCGCTCGACACCGCGATCCAGTCGACCGGCGCGCGGCTTGGCCAGGACGACCCTGAGATCGTCCGGCTGACCGGCGTCTATCACAATCTGCTCCGCCGCTGGGCAGAGCTCTAA
- a CDS encoding tetratricopeptide repeat protein translates to MLDPATLSPEDIAARLSGTPEERAGFVHACAAAGEAEAQAVYGQMLLDGAGVGVDQQAALGWFVKAAAQHHLMAINMVGRCYDLGWGTAPDKARAAECYRIAAERGLDWGMYNYATLLALGDGVPLDRAAALDWFRKAAASSTPLASAKATNFVGSFHEDGWVVKRDLAAAARYYARAAQGGDFRGAFNHARMLGAAGRHEDAITWLKRAGAGATPAFIEKAAAWLAASDIAAFRARGVQAIRSGAPC, encoded by the coding sequence ATGCTCGATCCGGCAACGCTCTCGCCGGAGGACATCGCCGCGCGCCTCTCCGGGACACCCGAGGAGCGCGCGGGGTTCGTCCACGCCTGCGCCGCAGCGGGCGAGGCCGAGGCGCAAGCGGTGTACGGCCAGATGCTGCTCGACGGCGCGGGAGTCGGCGTCGACCAGCAGGCGGCGCTCGGCTGGTTCGTCAAGGCGGCGGCGCAGCATCACCTGATGGCGATCAACATGGTCGGGCGCTGCTACGATCTCGGCTGGGGCACCGCGCCCGACAAGGCGCGCGCGGCCGAATGCTACCGCATCGCGGCGGAACGCGGCCTCGATTGGGGCATGTACAATTACGCAACGCTGCTCGCGCTCGGCGACGGCGTACCGCTCGACCGCGCCGCAGCGCTCGACTGGTTCCGCAAGGCCGCCGCAAGCAGCACCCCGCTCGCCAGCGCCAAGGCGACCAATTTCGTCGGCAGCTTCCACGAGGATGGCTGGGTCGTGAAACGCGATCTGGCGGCGGCCGCGCGCTACTACGCCCGCGCCGCGCAAGGCGGCGATTTCCGCGGCGCGTTCAACCACGCGCGGATGCTCGGCGCGGCGGGCCGACACGAGGACGCGATCACCTGGCTCAAGCGCGCCGGTGCCGGCGCGACCCCGGCGTTCATAGAGAAAGCCGCCGCCTGGCTCGCGGCATCCGACATCGCCGCCTTCCGCGCGCGCGGCGTACAGGCGATCCGCAGTGGTGCCCCATGCTGA